A single window of Channa argus isolate prfri chromosome 12, Channa argus male v1.0, whole genome shotgun sequence DNA harbors:
- the LOC137137567 gene encoding uncharacterized protein isoform X1 gives MQVADLCIRLSAMNMLLLLVVQLHLSYSLKDDAIFPQVFPNRQQHFEHGTINVSCEGLNGLKGWRVLRRVKGTVKPCAATWDKSTGPCTITPAYVVMDSGEYWCEMGGIKKSNSVNITVTSGSVILESPVPSVMEEDNVTLRCREKQTSSSLSATFYKDGISMGSSARREITIAGVSKSDEGLYKCSISGAGESPESWLTVKDQSSISEDLSKFVPCTEPVESSTFEADHEEPHSFPTHCLQLHMLLRICVSIVLVSLLVLMGLRQWRKNHTTTRDDPTSPSCSQHSFL, from the exons ATGCAGGTTGCAGATCTCTGCATCAGACTGT caGCGATGAAtatgttgttgctgctggttGTTCAGCTTCACCTCAGTTATTCTCTGAAAGATG ATGCAATTTTTCCTCAGGTTTTtccaaacagacagcagcacTTTGAACATGGCACCATTAATGTCAGCTGTGAAGGACTGAATGGACTGAAAGGTTGGAGAGTGCTGAGGAGGGTAAAGGGAACTGTTAAACCATGTGCTGCTACCTGGGACAAATCAACAGGACCCTGCACTATAACACCTGCATATGTAGTGATGGACAGTGGAGAATACTGGTGTGAAATGGGaggaataaagaaaagtaacagcgtcaacatcactgtcactT CTGGTTCTGTGATCCTGGAGAGTCCTGTTCCTTCTGTAATGGAGGAAGATAATGTGACTCTGcgctgcagagaaaagcagacGTCCTCCAGCCTCTCAGCTACGTTCTATAAAGATGGCATCTCCATGGGGAGCTCAGCGAGACGAGAGATAACCATAGCCGGTGTTTCCAAGTCGGATGAAGGACTCTACAAGTGCAGCATCAGTGGAGCTGGAGAATCACCAgagagctggctgactgtcaaAGATCAGAGCAGCATTAGTGAGGATTTGAGTAAATTCGTGCCTTGTACTGAGCCTGTCGAAAGTTCCACGTTTGAAG cagaTCATGAGGAGCCTCATTCGTTCCCCACTCACTGCCTTCAGCTTCACATGCTGCTCAGGATATGTGTCAGTATTGTGTTGGTGTCTCTGCTGGTGTTAATGGGACTACGTCAGTGGAGGAAGAATCATACAACCACCAGAG ATGATCCAACATCTCCTTCCTGTTCTCAACACTCTTTCTTATAA
- the LOC137137567 gene encoding uncharacterized protein isoform X2 encodes MQVADLCIRLSMNMLLLLVVQLHLSYSLKDDAIFPQVFPNRQQHFEHGTINVSCEGLNGLKGWRVLRRVKGTVKPCAATWDKSTGPCTITPAYVVMDSGEYWCEMGGIKKSNSVNITVTSGSVILESPVPSVMEEDNVTLRCREKQTSSSLSATFYKDGISMGSSARREITIAGVSKSDEGLYKCSISGAGESPESWLTVKDQSSISEDLSKFVPCTEPVESSTFEADHEEPHSFPTHCLQLHMLLRICVSIVLVSLLVLMGLRQWRKNHTTTRDDPTSPSCSQHSFL; translated from the exons ATGCAGGTTGCAGATCTCTGCATCAGACTGT CGATGAAtatgttgttgctgctggttGTTCAGCTTCACCTCAGTTATTCTCTGAAAGATG ATGCAATTTTTCCTCAGGTTTTtccaaacagacagcagcacTTTGAACATGGCACCATTAATGTCAGCTGTGAAGGACTGAATGGACTGAAAGGTTGGAGAGTGCTGAGGAGGGTAAAGGGAACTGTTAAACCATGTGCTGCTACCTGGGACAAATCAACAGGACCCTGCACTATAACACCTGCATATGTAGTGATGGACAGTGGAGAATACTGGTGTGAAATGGGaggaataaagaaaagtaacagcgtcaacatcactgtcactT CTGGTTCTGTGATCCTGGAGAGTCCTGTTCCTTCTGTAATGGAGGAAGATAATGTGACTCTGcgctgcagagaaaagcagacGTCCTCCAGCCTCTCAGCTACGTTCTATAAAGATGGCATCTCCATGGGGAGCTCAGCGAGACGAGAGATAACCATAGCCGGTGTTTCCAAGTCGGATGAAGGACTCTACAAGTGCAGCATCAGTGGAGCTGGAGAATCACCAgagagctggctgactgtcaaAGATCAGAGCAGCATTAGTGAGGATTTGAGTAAATTCGTGCCTTGTACTGAGCCTGTCGAAAGTTCCACGTTTGAAG cagaTCATGAGGAGCCTCATTCGTTCCCCACTCACTGCCTTCAGCTTCACATGCTGCTCAGGATATGTGTCAGTATTGTGTTGGTGTCTCTGCTGGTGTTAATGGGACTACGTCAGTGGAGGAAGAATCATACAACCACCAGAG ATGATCCAACATCTCCTTCCTGTTCTCAACACTCTTTCTTATAA
- the LOC137137542 gene encoding butyrophilin subfamily 3 member A2-like produces MIHIQDRCFLKPHIWILVLSHTVVFLLLTQSCGGQPRVTGSPQPITAMVGDDVILPCHLEPAADAFDLTLEWARPDLNPRFVHLRRDGLDFLIEQNPSYFGRTKLFFNKLKCGDISLRISKVKLSDAGTYRCFLPKYSTDHVSMLVVGSVSSPEIEISKLSSGVVLKCESKGWYPEPEVLWVDGEGNVLSAGPTETVRGPNDLYTVSSRVTVDKGHGHRFICRVQQNINQSRETHIHVSDDFFTARFSSSVRITISLVVCFMCVLTVFVVWKKNKTKMHQEETEVGKEKSKTSSNRAELQLLIEGQREHLMTGSEKVNYLEKTKVNLDEKLQKKDEELQHVEHVITTLREQKKDLKNQREKLIQLLQEVKTQTEENKKKLKEKPKVDRERKMERCQKSKIHLESRKTECEEMIQSTEKLLESTEKMIDEMTERKGKLVNEKEQLEKQLTETEKQRHVIQTKLESE; encoded by the exons ATGATTCACATTCAGGACAGATGCTTCTTGAAACCACATATCTGGATCTTGGTTTTGTCCCACACAGTTGTCTTCCTTCTCTTAACACAATCCTGTGGAG GTCAGCCTCGTGTGACTGGTTCTCCTCAACCAATCACGGCCATGGTTGGAGATGATGTCATTTTGCCATGTCACCTGGAACCTGCGGCTGATGCTTTTGACCTGACTCTGGAGTGGGCGAGACCTGATCTAAACCCTAGATTTGTTCACTTGAGACGGGATGGTTTGGATTTCCTGATAGAGCAGAATCCATCATACTTTGGGAGGACAAAACTATTCTTCAACAAACTGAAGTGTGGAGACATTTCActgagaatctccaaagtgaaACTCTCTGATGCAGGAACATACAGATGCTTTCTTCCAAAATACAGCACGGACCATGTTTCTATGCTTGTTGTTG GTTCTGTCTCCTCTCCTGAGATAGAGATTTCCAAACTCAGCAGTGGGGTGGTGTTGAAGTGTGAGTCTAAAGGCTGGTATCCAGAGCCTGAGGTGTTGTGGGTGGACGGTGAGGGAAACGTCCTCTCTGCTGGACctacagagacagtcagaggtCCTAATGACCTCTatactgtcagcagcagagtcacTGTGGACAAGGGACACGGACACAGATTCATCTGTAGAGTCCAACAGAACATCAACCagagcagagagacacacatacatgtttcag atgaTTTCTTCACAGCTCGATTTAGTTCTTCAGTTCGCATCACTATCAGCTTGGTTGTTTGCTTCATGTGTGTTctgacagtttttgttgtgtggaaaaaaaaca AGACCAAGATGCATCAGGAAGAAACTGAggtgggaaaagaaaagagcaaaacatcCAGCAACAGAGCAGAACTTCAGCTCCTGATTGAAGGACAGAGAGAACATCTGATGACAGGAAGTGAGAAAGTGAATTATTTGGAGAAGACAAAGGTAAATCTTGATGAGAAGTTACAGAAGAAGGATGAAGAACTTCAACATGTAGAACATGTAATTACAACACTGAGAGAGCAGAAGAAGGATCTGAAGAACCAGAGAGAGAAACTCATCCAATTATTGCAGGAGGtgaagacacagacagaggaaaacaagaagaagCTGAAGGAAAAGCCGAAagtggacagagagagaaaaatggagaggtgtcaaaaaagcaaaatacatctggagagcagaaaaacagaatgtGAAGAAATGATACAGAGCACAGAGAAACTACTGGAGTCAACAGAGAAAATGATTGATGAAATGACAGAAAGGAAAGGGAAACTAGTGAATGAGAAAGAACAATTAGAGAAAcaactgacagagacagagaaacagagacatgtGATTCAGACAAAGCTGGAGTCAGAGTAG